The Manis javanica isolate MJ-LG chromosome 13, MJ_LKY, whole genome shotgun sequence region CACgtcctgtttctttgttcatcCCTGATAGACACTCGTTCCCACTTTGGGCTCTTTGCACAGGCTCTTAGGAATGCCCGTGCATGCAATTTTGCTTTTGACGCCTGTTTTAAATTCtcctggaattgctgggtcataatgGCCATTCTAAGTTTAACTACCGGGGAACCaacaaacagaatttttttttaatttttatcgaGACCATTGCAGATTCACCTTGTAAGAAATCACATTGTGTAAAGTTGTAAAAATCCACACTGTGAGAGTCGCTTGTACCGCTTCTTGTCCACCTTCCCCAACAGTCACGTTTTGCAAAACAATAGTATCTCAACCAGGTTGTTGTCATGGACACGTCACCTACCTTACTTGGATTTCAAGTTGACCGATGTTGCttgcagtgtgtgtgcatgcgtctGGGTGTGTGCACTTTCGTGCGCTAAGTTGTCTACGATTTTACCAGCTGGGTGGGTTCCTGTATCTGCTGCCTCAAGGATCCTGGACATGCCCCGTTATGACCAGGGCCCTGGCCCCAACCACTCATCCGCCCTCCATTTCTAAAGTGTTGCCACTTAAAAgtgttatataaatagaatctgACGGGATGTGACCTTGTGACCTTTGGCGCTGGCCTTTTTTTGCTCAGCATAATTCCCTGGAGTCattaggatttaaaaaatttccccctGCCTTCAGCCCCCCTTTTCTCCCAGCAGTTATGAAATTGAGACAACCcgcgtgcctcagtttcctcatcggtGAGGCGGGGAGAGGAAAGCCCCCAGCTGGCAGGTGAGTCGTGCAGATCAGAGCAGATGGAGAGCCACAGGCCCCACCGGGGAGCCGGACCCTGGGCAGCTTTGCGACCTCACACACGGTTGCCATGGCAGCAGCCAACCAGCCTGCCCGGATGCTGCCGCGCTCGCCCCACCTTGCCTGCTAGTGATTGGAGGAAGAGGCATGTCACATGCTCCCAGGGACCAATGAGGAGGTGGTCCAGCGGCAGGGATCAGCTGAAGCCTCAGCCTGGGAGAAAAAGGTAGGATTGATGCAAACCGTTTTCCCTCGTTCCGTTTGTTCTGCAGTTAAAAATACTCTCAGTGActtccttaataataataataataataataataataataataataataataataataataattctggcCAGGCCTGGACTAGATTCATGGCCATTCCTTGAAGCTTCATCCTTTGTAATCACCCCAAAAAAGTAAGGCTCATAACTTTATTTCTTAAGGTGCACAGTTTAACCCCTCCGACGATTCCAGAGGCTTTCATCGTGAGGGCAGTGTGGGCGCCTTGCCATCCCTTGAAGTCCTCATACCTAGAAATAATCGGGCTGggaggttacaaaattaatatattctgcggttggtttatttttaataagccaGCATTGTGGGCTTAGGGCGTGGGAGATTGTCACAGATTCGCCCACAAACAGATGGAAATCAACACCCTAGCTAGGTCATGTTGCAAGACACACAGTTAAACATGCTGAggatgtgtggataaaatgagagctcctgtggtcaggattcccacctggccctggttggctgcacacctgtgggtgatacgttgctattgactctatataagaagctctacccagtgctctgggcgacacggtggcagggctgcaaggctgccggagagcagagcagaggctggagtggtggcagcgccgaggacagaggcccgaaagacggctgtgcgggatgactgtgcagaaaggcccagaggacagctgtgtggacagaggggcccagaggacagctgtgcagacagagggacccagaggcagagaccggcttgctgcctgcagactctctgagtgaatgggattctagtgactgacctgccacctggaaataaagttgggtataacgctttcaccccaagaacgttttactgtcattttctttggtcacattgaatctatagtgaacttgcccagggctgaaacccattggcaggacatgATATTTGGTCTCTTTCTCCCCAGAAACTAAGGTCCTGGGCTCTAgtggggccgggtcctctgcatgCTTTAGCACGCCTACCTGTGTCCACTTGCTGGGTGgtaacaaaccatcccaaaaACCAAGTGACTTGAAAGagcaataaacacattttttccatagcttctgtgggtcaggaattcagaagtGATTTGTTTGGGCGGCTCTGGCTTGGGGTCATCGGTAAGGTTGCAGGCCAGATGTCAGCCAGGGCTTCCGGATGGAGTGGAGGGGCCGCTTCCAGGTGGCCCCGCCTCCCAGCTATGTAGGGGAGGCCTCCTCGCCCCCCACCACGTGTATCTCTCCGCAGCTGCCTGCGTGTCCTCCCCACTGGCTGGCTCCCCACAGCCAGTCCCAGAGAAACCTCACATCTACTCTTGGGACTCACAGACTCCTGTTGCTGACCCCCGCTGGTCACCCAGGTCAGCCCACCCCGTGAAAATGCACAAAGGCGTGAATCCTGGCAGACCCAGCCCACTGCATGCACCGTGGAGCTGCTCACAATGGCATTTTTACACAGAAGCCACCTGTTGATGGGGGAAACCCCCCACAGGAAACCGAGATGGCAGTGGGATGTCACCATCCATTCCGCCTTCTTGCAGATCCCCCACTTCCCTCTCTCCCATCTGGGAGACTTGGGGGAAGTCACGTCACCCCAGTCTGGACGGTGGGCTTCAGCCTGGAGCTTTTGGTGTTATATTGAAAACATTCAGCTGCCGCTTTGCCCCAGGGTGTCCTAGGCTGGTGGCAGGCCAGCCCGTGCCAGGGGCCATTTTCGTCACCACACCACCAGTCTGAGAATGAGTGAAGCTTAACAAAGGAGGGTGGAACGAGagctggagaaagagagaaagggggggTGGGGTCCTACCCATCATCTGAGCCAGATACAGCCTTACCTGCAGCTGTCTCTTCAAGACATTTCGGCATCATTTGTAACACAATGACatctgcagatgaatggatacagaaacaAGTCCACCCACACATGGAGCATCATGCAACCATGAAAAAGGGAGTGGAGCCCCACCACACGCTACACATAGAGGCACCCTGACCACACGGTGCTCAGAGAGATGCCCGACACACAAGGCCACACAGCGTGTGACCCCATTTCCATGGCACGTCCACAACAGGCGGATCCACAGACAGAACGTGGGCCTGTGGGTGCCGGGGGCTGGGGAGAGCGGGGGTGACTGCTCATGGGGACGGGATTCTTCTGGGGGATGGAATGTTCTGGGGCTGGAGAGAGGTGCTGGTTGCACACACCACCAAATGTCCTAGAAACCACTGGGTTGTATAGTTTGAAATGGTTAATCGCACACTGTGTGAATTTCATAccgatgatttttttaaaaaagacccgGATGGCACACCCGGAGCGGGCACCCCTTCCCCCAGATTCTGCAGTTCCTGCACCTCCTCACCCGCGGGGATCTCTCCTCCCGCACCGCACCGCACGCGGCCTCCCCGACCGGCCCGCCAGCTCCCTCCATTCCCTCCAGGTGCCGGTGTTCCTTCGTCCCATCCTCCCACTGACACCAACATGGGGGACCTTCACAGCCAGGAGCAGAAACACACCCAGGCACACGGGTGAAGGGGAAGAGCGAAGAGGTCATGTGGATGGTTCACATCATTTCTGCAGGAAGGTAAGTAAAAGCGCCAGGTGTCCCTGCAGCTTCTCCAGGAGGATGGCGGCCCCGGGGACTCCGCCTTACCTGCCGCGCTTCAATTCGTCACAAAGAAATGGCGTTCTCAGTTTACCTTTGGAATTGAGAGTAAGTCACTTAAAAGGCAAAAGGCCACCCCTTTAAGAAGGGCAAGGGGTCCCTGGCAGGGCAACAAAGGGTCACCTGCTGCCACTCCGCCTGGTGGGTGTCCCCCACCCTATGGTGACCTCTCTCCTGATGGACGCAGCTCGGGCATCGGCAAAGGGACTCATTAGTTGCTAGTTACCAGCTTCTCCTGAGACTGCCCGCTGGCTCAGCTGACATGGAGCTGGCCATTCCCGGGGGGGGGGCCACCCTGGGCACAGTGGGGGGTCCCCCACCCACTCAATGCCAGGAGCACCCCTACCTGTGATGACCAGGGATGCTCCCAGACACCTCCCAGTGTCCCCTGGGGGGCAGGGTTTCCCCCATGGGGAATGGCTGTGAAAGGATGAGGGTATTTTAAACACAACATTGTCACaatgttacacatttttaaaattcctaaatATCCATAAACGTCCATTTATGGACATTGGGCTCATTTCCGTGGGTCTGCCTCCTATGTTCAGGAGTCACAGCTTTGGTGAGGTGGCCCCTTCGTCGTGAGTCACTTACCGCTCCTTTTGTGAGTTCCCAGGGGTTCCCAGGGGGGCGGTGATGCCGCCGCCACCGCACCAGCTGTGCTGCTTGTGCCCATTCCCtgctacagatggggaaactgaggcatggctGAGCTGTCAGGCAAAAACAAACGCTGCTCTCCTGAACTCCCTCGTTGTGTCCTTGCTCTGGGTCACCCCTGCCAGAGGTtggcctctctgttcctcagcttctcccACTGCCACCTGCTGATCGCTCCTGCGTCAGCCGGCCCCCTTGGCAGTGTGCCAGGCTGTGTGTGGGTGGAGGGCTTCCCCCAGGGTGTTTGGGGACCTGTGTCCCCTTCCCAGACGGAGGACACACATGTCCAGAGACCAATGGGCCTGGCCCTCCCATCTCAGGAGGTGGCCGCGCGCAGTGGTGTGAACGTCGGGCGTGTGTAACCTGCCCAGTGGCTTCCTTTGCTGGGGAACCTGACCAGCCGGCAGGGCTTTAAAATCCCGCCTCGTAGCGGCTGGTGCCAGGAAGCAGTTGCCTTTTCCAGCTCTGCAAGACTCAAATCTCTGAATTCTCTGATTTCTCTGATTTTCCTTTGCTGGCTGGCTAGTCCTTTCCTCAGTTCTTCTCATTCTTATACCATTTTGCCCAGAGCAGCCAGCACAGTGCTGCCAGTATTACAGGCACCCTTGCCCCACAGCCCTGCACAGCGCGGTCCCCCCTCCAGCCCTGCACAGCGCGGTCCCCCCTCCAGCCCTGCACAGCGCGGTCCCCCCTCCAGCCCTGCACAGCGCGGTCCCCCCTCCAGCCCTGCACAGCGCGGTCCCCCCCTCCAGCCCTGCACAGCGTGGTCCCCACCTTCTTGGCCTCCAACATCCGCCTCCACACCGCCTACCCGTTAAGCGAGTGTCAGGTGCTTCAGAGCCTAGGAACTCACTCCTGTGCTGGTGGAAGTGTGGACTGTGTGTCTCTGCCACAGACAGCAGTGGGCTCAGATCACTCCAGGTTCGAGTGCCCTCTTGCCAAAGTGCCTCAAACTCCCCCAAAGAGTCAAGTTTTCtttaatggaaaagaataaagccAAAAGAAACTGTGGGTTGAACATGAGGCAAGGACCCCCACCTCCCATGCCCCATGCATGCTCCCCCAACTGTGTCCGAGGGCATCCCCTTTGGGGGAACAGCGGGAAAAGGAATGGAGCCTGGGACCCTGGCAGCATCATGCAGAGGTCCACTCTGACCCTCGGGACCACTAGATGCTCTGCGGCGTGTGGACAGCACGGAGAAGCTGCTGGCGTGGGCAGCTGCCGTGCAGCCGCAGCTCTGTAGGACACCCAGCAGGTGGGAGGTGCCGGGCTGGCTCGTTCCCACACCCTGAGCTCTTTCTTCACCCTTGCGGCTCACCACCGGCTGACCCTGGTCTCCATTGCAGCTGACCTGTCAAGGGGTGAGGGAGGAGCTGAGGTTAAGGAAAAGGGTCCGCCCCGGATCACACCCAGCCCTGGCCCTCTGGGGAGAGGGGCAAGTGGACAGGAGACTGGCaggcccctgccctgggccttAGCAGCCATCCATGCCTAACAACCCCCTGAGTCAGGAGCCCAGGGCTCTGACTGTAccagtggagaaactgaggctcatgcAGGCAGAGCTGTGAAGACAAGCCTCTCTAGCTGAGACCCAGCCCAGGCCAGGGCGAGTGTGTTATCCACACTCTAGTGTGAACAGGGAGGGGGCCTTCACTTTAAgatgaaagaataatgaaaagtATCGCATTCTACTGCGCTTGATGTCTGTATCAGGACCGGCTGTGATTTCTCAGAAATCGTCATTTCTCAGGAAAACCTCTAGCTAAAAATGAATCTCCAGCGAAATGATGTTTTGACAGCTGCTAAATGTAACCACACACGGAGATGACCCAAAATTACATTTTGGATTCATGTAAACACGTCTTATTTTCTATTCAGCCATTTTTGTACTTAGGAGTCAAAACTTTATTCCCACTCCCACGCTGGAGCAACTGTTTCATGGGGTCCCCCCTACAGCAAGCCCCGGAACAGCCCTGGGGTCTGGGGGGATGGGACACCTCCACTGGTACCACCATTGCCCATGTGACCAGTCTAGCCACCTCCCCACCAGTCCCCTGCCACTCCCACCAGAAAGGGGGATGTCTCCTTCATGCCCCAACCACAACAGGACCTTTGAGGCCACTGACTTCACGTCCTCCCTATTTCCCGTCTCCATTCCAGAAACCCACCATGCTCGGTCCTGCCTCAGGGACTTCGTATACGCTGTTCCACGTGCCTCACATGCTGTTCCCGCCAGGCCCCCTCTCATCATCCACAACTCACCCAAACATTGCTTCCACAGAAAGCCTCTCCACAACCATGCTGTCTCCACCCCGAAATCTGTCACCTCACCTGGTTCATTTCCTTCAGGAAAGCCACCTGAAATCAATTTAGTCATTCATTTGTTTAGCACTATTCTCCTCCACCAGGCAGTAGGTGCCTGCCTGTGtgtatagtaggtgcttaataaatacctgAGGCATGATcaaaggaaggtaaaagaaggGACAGGAGCCCCATAGCGTACCCCCTGGATGGGCACAGGGCCATGAGGGTGCCATCCCAAAGCAGGACACCGCTCCCCCCGTCCGGCAACAGGGGCAGGGGTGGCCCAGATCCCAGATGGGGCCTGAGATGGGGGAGGGGCTCCAGCCCCCCTCTTCTAAAGACTCCCAACTTTTCCCAATGCCCAGCCTTCCTGTGAGGGTGCCCACACACGCCCCCACCGTGTCCCCTGCCCCCGGCCCCCCACCTCACTGCCCCACTCCATGGGGTCAGGGTCGGAACGGTCTTCTCCTGGACCTGAAGCCTTGCTGGGAGTGAGGCAACCTGGGGGAGGCGCGGGAGTTGTGGGGGCAGAGGCCGGCcccctgcaggggtgggggtgagggtggggaggcaTCTGCCATGGGCAAGAGGGTGCAGAGCAGGTGGGAAGCACAGCAGGTGCATGAGATGCATGGCAGGTGAGGGACTCCCTGGGTGGCTGGCGCTAAGTCCGCAGCAGCTGGCCCACCTTCCAGAAAAGCCCGTGCAGAGGCGGGGTGACGGTGAAGATGGGTGGACTGTGGCAGCAGTGGGCCGGCAGCTGGGCCAGAGAGGGTGTTGGAGGTCAGCGCCCGGCTCGGCTCACCCAGCCCCTGCCTACTGGGGCTCAGCACCCTGCCCCAGGGCAGCCCCCCTGTGTGAAGACATCCTGCAGCAGGTGGTCCAGGCTGGGCTGCTCGGCCGGGCTGGGCGCCAGCAGGCGGGCAATGAGGTGGCTGCGTTGGGGGACAGGTGGGTGGGCTCAGGGTAGCAGCATCACGGATGTTCCAGTGCATCTCTGATACAGGTGCCGCCACGAAGGGAGGGGCGCCAGTCAGCACCATGTACCTGGGCCGGGACAGGTGGGACAGGAACCCGGGTGCCTGCTTGATTCTGTTCTGGGCTTGCAGGGTTGGCATGCGCCTGCCTGAGCACACCTGGCCACACGTCCCCACAATCCCCGGCCCCATACAGGCTTCACGTCCACTTTCTTACCCCTGCCCCACATCTGGCTGCACCTGCATGTCTTTCCGACTCTGCTTCATGTATGCTCGCGCCTCTTCCACTCCTGCGAACACCTCACGCCTCCACAGTGTCCTGGTCTGCCTGCACACCTCCACCGTCCACCCCTCTCTGCGCACTCAGACCTGTCCTCAAGCATACGTTCCCCCCATGCCCTCTTCACACCTGCACACTGAGATGGTGGCAGGTGCATTGCCCACACGGGCACACCCCTGTCCATGTCTGTTCTATGCATGCCCGCACCAGCCACCCCCCACTTAAGTTCCTCGGACATACATACACCTGGCCCTACCTGCCTGGGCCGCTCCCACTGCCCATATCTGGCCCCACCTGTGCTCTCCTGCCCGCTTTCCCCAGGCCCGGGCTTCGTGGAGACCCGCTCACGCGGTGCAGCCCGGAGCCCAGACACCTGCCTGGCAGGTGCCTGTTCCGGGAGACAACCTTGGGGGCCTCAGGAAGCTTGGGGTCCCACAGAGCACTCTGGGGGAGGGTAGGGGGCTGCTCAGGAAGTCTGGGGCCCGCATGCCAGACCAGGCCCACCCAGAGACTGCTCAGAGCCTCCCATTCACCTGTGGCAGtggccccccagccccaccctggcgGCCAGCCCCAGGTCCCCGATCTTGACTTCCATGTTtttgttcaggaagaagttaccTGGTGGGAGGACAGGAGGGCACTGAGTGTGAGGGCGGAGCTGTGCCCCATCTCCCACCGCCCTCCGCTCGCATTCCCGGCGCCCACTGAGCTTCAGGTCCCCATGCACAATCTGCTGCTGGTGGAGGTGACCCAGGCCGCAGACCAGGCCCCGCAGGTAGTAGCCCACTTCTGGCTCCGTCACGTCTACCATGCCCCCAGCACGTGCGCCAAGGACTGCAGGTGACCGGCAGGTGGCAGCCCTGGCACCAGGACACCCATGTAGGCTCCACAGGCTCAGGGAAGCCAAGGGAACCCCCGTGGCCATAGGTAAGTTGGAGAAGGACCAGGTGACCAGAAACGAAGGAGGTAGGCATGTGTCAGGCACAGGGGAGCTCAGGTGTGTAGAGGATGACCACAGACAGACGCGGCAGCTACATGGGCGATGCGGACtcccccctgccccacctggcGGCTGCAAAACTCCACCACCACGTACACGTGGTCTGCAAAGAGTCCGTGGAAGGCCACGATGTTACGGTGTCGCAGGCGGCTGTGCAGGGCGATCTCGCGCTCCACCTGCGGGCAGGGCCCCAAGTACAGCCTCTGCAGAGTTCATGCCGGCAGCATACATCGTCACCCTGCGGAGAGCCCGGACATCCCTGGGTATCCCGTGGGGGCTGCCAGCAGGGTCGTACCTTCTTGCGGGGACGCAGAGGGGCCGCCCCGTTTTCTCCACGAGGCACCACCTTCAGGGCAAACCGCGCTGGTGGGCTGTTGGTCAGCTTGTAGCAGCGGCTGAAGGCTGTGCACAGGTGGGCAGACAGGTGGCCTGgcttcttcacacacacacagacagctCACAGCCTCACACCAGAGTACACAACGCAAAGCAACAcccaaagacccaggcacacgtACACCTAAGACATATCCACCCCTGACGCCCTCAGCCCAGAGCCCGCAGCGTAGCGCTTGGAGGCTGCACAAAACAGCACCCCGGGTCACAGAAGGCGCGGAGATGGGCAAAGAATCCGGACACACGCAGCCCAGCGGGGTCCACACAAAGGCACAACCCTGGTAGCACTGGGGCACATACCCACAGCCTGGATGCGCAACCCGCCGGCACCGCACAGCGCACCCAGTACCGTTCCCGCCACGCAGCGCACACCGCGCAACGGCCCACCGCAGGCCCAGGCGCCCAGCCCACGCGAGCCTGGAGCCCAGACCCGGCGGACACACCGCGCGCGCAGAAACAAAAGCCGCGGGGCGCGCCGCTGAACAAGCCGGACCGCACGTGGGCTCAGCCCCGCGCGCGCCCCGCGCCTCCTGGCCCGGCCGCCTGGCCGCCGACCGGCGATCAGCTTCCCGCGCCTGTAGACGCGTCCCGAGCCCGGTTCGTGCAAAGAGGCGGAGACGGGCGGGCGGCAACTGTGCCTCCGCCGCGGCCCGGACTCCACCCCACGGGGGGCCGCCCGGGTGCAGCGCGCGGGCGCGGGCGCAGCCCCCGGCCGGACCCCCGCGCAACACCGCGGCTCTGGGGGCCGCGCGCCGCCGGGGGGCGCGTCGAACGACGCTGGGGCGGGGCCGCGGCGGGAGGGGCGTGCGGGGCCGCCGGGCTGGCGGGGGTTCCAGGGACAGGGGCGGCGCTCGCGTCCCGCGCGCCCTGCGTTCGCCCTTCCAGTCCCTGCGTCTGACGCCTAGAGGGAACCTCAGCGCAGGGGGAACCTGTGCGCAGGGAACGGAGGCGGGCGGGATGGCCTCGTTCTCGGGGAGGCCCCCAGGGGCGCTTGGCAGACAGGGCCCTCCGCAGAGTGAGGCCGGCTGCGCTGACCGGAGGCCGTGCGTTCTCCAGGCAGGCAGGTCCCCGAGGCCCACGTGGCAGAAAATTGCCCCACGTCCTCGCCGCTGTGGCTGGTGGGAAGGAGAGGTCTGGGGCAGGGACC contains the following coding sequences:
- the PLK5 gene encoding LOW QUALITY PROTEIN: inactive serine/threonine-protein kinase PLK5 (The sequence of the model RefSeq protein was modified relative to this genomic sequence to represent the inferred CDS: inserted 2 bases in 2 codons; substituted 2 bases at 2 genomic stop codons) translates to MTFGGYHGSVQRQLPGVDSHFLASKRLDLRGLQCARLENGDRASSCAPGLASDAGTGRANAGRAGRERRPCPWNPRQPGGPARPSRRGPAPASFDAPPGGARPPEPRCCAGVRPGAAPAPARCTRAAPRGVESGPRRRHSCRPPVSASLHEPGSGRVYRRGKLIAAFSRCYKLTNSPPARFALKVVPRGENGAAPLRPRKKVEREIALHSRLRHRNIVAFHGLFADHVYVVVEFCSRQVGQGGVRIAHVAAASVYVTEPEVGYYLRGLVCGLGHLHQQQIVHGDLKLSNFFLNKNMEVKIGDLGLAARVGLGGHCHRVLCGTPSFLRPPRLSPGTGTCQAGVWAPGCTAYMVLTGAPPFVAAPVSEMHWNIRDAXYPEPTHLSPNAAXLIARLLAPSPAEQPSLDHLLQDVFTQGGCPGAGCXAPLPAHCCHSPPIFTVTPPLHGLFWKVGQLLRTXRQPPRESLTCCLTPSKASGPGEDRSDPDPMEWGSEVSCNGDQGQPVVSRKGEERAQGVGTSQPGTSHLLGVLQSCGCTAAAHASSFSVLSTRRRASSGPEAGNGHKQHSWCGGGGITAPLGTPGNSQKER